Part of the Sphingobacterium sp. LZ7M1 genome, AACCGTCCTTTGGTCAGGATGCGTAACTCCTTCTTAAAAATTGTTTCCAAAACAAAAAAACAGAAAAAAAGAAAGCCATTTTAACAAGACGGACAGGTGGAAGAACCAAAAGGAAACGGAATAAATCCCGAAGGGTGGCAGGGCAATCACACAACAACTGGGCGAAGCCACCATATTGGCCCTGCTATTATGCCGTAAGCTTTTGGTTGGGTGGTGCGGTGGCTGTCCGCCTTATCTTTGCTATCTTTTGTTCTTTTTTTTATCAATTCCAATCAAAGAAAGGATACAAAAAACACGTAAGGGCAAAGTATGGGGTGTTTTTGGTATGCTTTCCTTTATCCGTACAAAACTCTTTAAATGTATAAGAGCTTTGCGAGGAAAATTTAAAGTGTTTTAAGGATTACTTTCTATTCATATCGTGCCAACATAAGCCAAATACTGCCACGTAATGCCAAATGAAAAAAATACATTCCTTTGGGTTCTATATTGGGGAAATTTTGAACCTATGAAACAAAAAACAATTACCGAAAAAGAGCGTAAAGAAAACGAGCTATCTGAGAAGAAAAAGAACACTCCTTTTATGCAGGTCGATAAGCATAGCGACCCAATTTCCAATTTCATTACCAACTTTAAACGTCAATTCAAAGATACAAAGGGTTTAGGTCTGGGCAAGCTGTTCGGGGGCAAGCGTGTTGAACAACAAAAACAAACTACCGAACCTGAAAGCGTAATAGGTGCAACAAAAACGGTTATGTTTTCGGATTTCAAAAACGATGAAAAAAGTCAGATTGTACAGAAAAACAAAAAACCTTCCTTGAAGACAGACAACGCAATCAAACCGCAACAAGCTCTCCAGAAAAACAATAAGCCAAAGTTGGGAATATAAGCCGAGTATTTTACATCTGAACGCCAAACGCTACCTCTGACGGCAACATTGGAATGACCTATGTAAATAGCTTTTATTTTAGAGGTTTAAATGATGCAGATATGGAAATAACAGTTTTAGACATTCAGATTTTAAAAGCATTGCATAGGGAAGTAAAGGAAGTTTCCAATCTAATTGCGGAAATGACCGCACCCTACAAAGCATTGCAACAGGCAACGAAATGGCTCGACCAACAGGAAGCCTGCCAACTACTGAACATTAGCAAAAGAACATTGCAGACGTACAGGGCAAAAGGCATTCTTGGGGCAACGCAAATCAATCGGAAAACGTATTTCAGATTG contains:
- a CDS encoding helix-turn-helix domain-containing protein, giving the protein MEITVLDIQILKALHREVKEVSNLIAEMTAPYKALQQATKWLDQQEACQLLNISKRTLQTYRAKGILGATQINRKTYFRLSEVELLMQGERPLKKQKK